The following are encoded together in the Triticum dicoccoides isolate Atlit2015 ecotype Zavitan chromosome 6B, WEW_v2.0, whole genome shotgun sequence genome:
- the LOC119321817 gene encoding uncharacterized protein LOC119321817 produces MAGGSPAKEEVQTPRELEMQMEEKVVQRNQPRRKRNRADLADELEFFTDLRNTLMKKKKKKQKKDKGTPEKERFDSSNSYRSLGTQKGLGFLDNRIKVLRKRMGITAGTAHTSPAISDLSDPSGKHMNGLSDLSSTLGADPISDDDDGADGSGDDEEEDKMECGKPAMEEEEVQRITGSTPISEIDAEAVMGAKVSINGDGHDRADTDCVDDDEVDRGKSEAQLAKEKRVMSTEKLMFESFSRDWEAAFSRRSGHFLNKTTVSSMQFTHLAPGRIPWGAGIEPAVQIFSVKLTEVKGGFKFPLSVYGVVAARDGVDYNRNLIFFCDRSNSQELTQNDPYLRLIGPSRAVLFEDYVSYEVQLMVKGSVKSRDRPLITDTYRQTRCRIGVSTICFQNCFCTMELRLERFLGSVQATIIGVRVIKDNGAWPFGHGVRVACSPASRELMEDSDGEIKYVAQPSSGEILLLDSKDGSRPARSDGYLYLSRQVVSVEPSGQLEVEIQAYAPPGVLPAKAQVCFEAQECNIDRGRCCLLGAEVEISVAWSRLALDVEMLAGVDRDFQRDEPEVAFTQVGLNGEPDTERIF; encoded by the exons ATGGCGGGTGGCAGCCCGGCAAAAGAGGAGGTACAGACGCCTCGTGAGTTGGAGATGCagatggaagagaaggtcgtgcagCGGAATCAGCCTCGTCGCAAGAGGAATCGAGCTGACCTTGCTGATGAGCTCGAGTTCTTCACGGACCTCCGCAATacgctgatgaagaagaagaagaagaagcagaagaaggacaAGGGCACGCCCGAGAAGGAGAGGTTCGATTCTTCCAACTCCTACCGTAGTTTGGGCACGCAGAAGGGGCTTGGTTTTCTCGACAATCGTATCAAGGTCTTGCGCAAGCGGATGGGGATAACTGCCGGAACTGCCCACACCTCCCCCGCGATCTCTGATCTGTCGGACCCCTCGGGGAAGCATATGAATGGTCTCAGTGATCTGAGTTCGACATTAGGAGCAGATCCAATTTCAGATGATGATGATGGTGCTGATGGTTCTggtgacgacgaggaagaggataAGATGGAGTGTGGCAAGCcagccatggaggaggaggaggtccagAGGATCACCGGCTCCACACCAATTTCGGAGATTGATGCTGAGGCAGTGATGGGGGCAAAAGTGTCCATAAACGGTGATGGCCATGATCGAGCTGACACTGATTGTGTTGACGACGATGAGGTAGACAGAggcaaatcagaggcacaattagcCAAGGAGAAGAGGGTGATGTCTACCGAGAAGCTCATGTTTGAGTCCTTCAGTCGTGACTGGGAGGCTGCGTTTAGCCGACGCAGCGGCCACTTCCTTAACAAGA CGACAGTGAGTTCCATGCAGTTTACACACTTGGCACCTGGGCGCATCCCATGGGGCGCTGGCATAGAACCTGCCGTGCAGATCTTCTCTGTCAAGCTTACAGAGGTGAAAGGTGGCTTCAAATTTCCATTGTCCGTGTATGGTGTGGTCGCTGCCCGTGATGGCGTGGACTACAACCGCAACCTTATCTTCTTTTGCGATAGGAGCAACTCCCAAGAACTTACTCAAAAT GATCCTTATCTGCGCCTGATCGGCCCGTCTCGCGCTGTTTTGTTTGAGGACTATGTCAGTTATGAGGTCCAGCTTATGGTGAAAGGCAGCGTCAAGTCTCGGGACAGGCCGTTGATCACAGATACATACCGCCAAACCCGATGCCGTATTGGTGTATCCACCATCTGCTTTCAGAACTGCTTCTGCACGATGGAGTTACGCTTGGAGCGATTTCTAGGTTCGGTCCAGGCCACCATCATTGGCGTACGTGTCATCAAAGACAATGGGGCGTGGCCTTTTGGACATGGTGTTCGGGTTGCTTGCTCCCCGGCATCACGGGAACTTATGGAGGACAGTGATGGTGAAATCAAGTATGTTGCTCAGCCTTCGTCTGGGGAAATCTTGCTGCTTGATTCAAAAGATGGAAGTAGACCTGCGCGTTCAGATGGATACCTTTATCTGTCAAGGCAAGTTGTTTCTGTAGAACCAAGCGGACAGCTGGAAGTTGAAATACAGGCCTATGCACCACCTGGCGTTCTCCCTGCAAAAGCGCAGGTCTGCTTCGAAGCCCAAGAATGCAACATAGATCGTGGTCGGTGTTGCCTCCTCGGTGCCGAGGTGGAGATCTCTGTTGCTTGGTCCCGTCTTGCTTTGGACGTGGAGATGCTTGCGGGTGTTGACAGGGATTTTCAAAGGGACGAACCAGAGGTTGCGTTCACACAAGTGGGGCTGAATGGAGAGCCTGACACGGAACGAATCTTTTAA